The following DNA comes from Alnus glutinosa chromosome 6, dhAlnGlut1.1, whole genome shotgun sequence.
aaaattatcatttgatcaaaatttaatagtggtcAATCACAAACTCAATGGTGATTTCAACACCCACATGGAAGAATACAAGAGTGACAAAAAAAGTTATCTTTAACATTATTCAGGTACAGTAATAATGTATCGCACGTATATTATGCTTGGTGGGGCTTCCTTTGGGCCGAGAGGCCCACGACTGGGCCCGTAGATACTGCACTGTCAATCTTCCTAATACTGTTGAATCCTTTTCATCTTTTGTACTCGTTATACATGTTAACGAAAGGGACATTATTCAGTGTTGGCCAAGTCTATTATATTTGAATTCAGCTgcattttatttgatttatatGCCTATAACCCGTCACTGATATCATCTTTGTGTTTCGAACAACAAACAGATTCAATCAAACTGTATTTTCTATTGTTACAAAATATCTTTATTAAATCTACAATCTTGATAAGAAAAGCGATGCTGATAATATGGAAATGGCAATGAAATGAATGTACTTGATATATGTggagtgaagaagaagaagaagaaaaaggagaagaaagactCCTACTTTCCAAACTTCACGTCTGGATTTCTCATCGGCTTCAGCCACATGTCGGCCATTACTCGTGAGGAAATGCTCCAAAGCAAATCTTGCCCCTTTGCCACCGCAATCTTTCCTTTCTTCCCTGCCTTTCCCAATCCATATGCAACCAGCCACTGTATTGCAGTCAGCTTCTGCTTCTCGGAATCCCACGCGTTTCTTTCCCCACTCGTCCTTACCTTCAAACCTCCAACGTAGGAGCTTCTTACTTTGAATCTCTTTTCCTCATCGTACTTGTCTACTTCGATGTCAGCAGCTGTTGCTTGAACAAGTCCTATCACAGGTCCTCCAACTGCCTCAAAGCGCCTAATTGGATCCCGCAGCTGGACAACCACTGCTATTGTGATATCTGCTGGATCACCTGCCTTAAAGCTATGGTTTTTTATCCAATCCTCAAGTGGAACAGCAGAGGCCAAGGGGTGATTCTGATCATTTCCACCACCCCCAACAATCTTGATGTTGAGTGGAGAAACTTCGAAGGGGGCTTCTTCCTCAGCAATTTCAGCCTGAATTTTTAAAGCTTCAACTGCCATAGCCTCAATCTTCTGCATTGAGAATGCCAGAACCTCCTCTGCTGTCAATGGCTCTTCAGTCACATTCCAAATTCCTGTTGAAATTCTCTCTTTCCTGCCTGTACTCATTGCGGTTGCCATGAGTTTTACTGCGGCAATTGTACGAGCCGCACTTGAGCTAGCGCCTTCTTTGTTTCTCCCTTGGATTATTGCTGAAGCAATGCCTTCAAAAGCTATTTGTTCTGCAGTTTTACCCATCAGTTCATCCATGGGCATCAAAGACAAGATTATAGAGCTAAGTTCATCAAGCCCCATAGCTGCCATCTTCTGAAACAATTCAACCCCACTTGTGGATTGATGTGATTGTAGAACAAATGGTTTTGATATTTGCATGGCTAGCTTTGGAGTGTCCTTCCTTTCAACTTCAGTATCTAGAGGATTCATGGCAGCTAAGTAGCCCCCATCCCTTGTTTGTACTACGCAGCCTAAGCCCTTGCCAAGATCTGGGAGGTACACTTTGGACTCGGATTCTGTAGAATCCTCGGCTCCTTCAATCTGGAGAGGTGAAATTTCATCAGGTTGATTGAATTTATATTTACttgtttcttcttcctcaagcaACTGAAGAAATTCCCTCGTTACGTTTTCTTCATCTGCATCGAGTCTTTGTGATGCAGAGTCTTCCTCTgttttgacaattttttctTCGCCCATCATAGACTCTAGAGCTTTTATTTGTTGAGCAATTGAATCTAGCTCGGTTAATCTTATGAGATGTACCTGATCATGCAGAACCTCTTTGACAACCTCGCTTGACACTGATCTTTCTTCAACCGACTTTTCGGGAtcctcctctttttcttgaACCTCAATGCCCTTATCCACAACTTCGAAGTCAGGAAGATCGAGATCTTCCATTTTTATTTCTGGTTCTTTCAACTTTGCTGCCGCTGGCTCTGGCTCTGTCTCTGGCTCATCGAGATTCAAGTCATCCATTCCATGAAGATCTGCTGTATTTGCTCCTTTCTGTGAAGGACTCCAAGCTTCGTTACGGCTCGACATCCTTGGACTAGGTACACTAAAGGATGTCTTTGACTGCTTGCGACCAAAAGAAGACGAGAATTTAGTAGATTTATCTGACCTTGATTCTTCAGCCTGTCTATAGATTTCAATCCCCCCATCTTTCTCCATAATCTGGAATCCCAGTTTCAAAACTAGTTCTCCTCCTTTTGCCTTCCCTGAAAGATTGAAACTTGTGTCCCATTGCCGAACCCGGGTacctgttagaatataaattaaataagtaAATTCATGTCCTCTTATCCgctaagcttttggaataagttgtgatttaataCCTTCATAGCTCTTCTCCACCGATTCCTGAATTAGTTGACTCAAATCCACAGAGCTTCTCCCGAAATCAAGCTCCTGAGCATCAACAGCAAACACATATATCGAAAATAGACGGGGCTCAAATTTCAAGTGCTTTGCGCCATTCCCTGAACTGCAATATACATGACACCTAATAAACAAGGTCTCTTCAAAATCAGCAGCTCCCTGAGAGACCCTTGATGGCATTGTATGGACCGCTCCGTCCTTTGTTTCCTTCTTTCTAACACTAACAGAGAGACGAAGGCCATTCATTGAAGCTGGAAGGCCTTGGACAGCGACAACTTCGACAGAAAATAAGCAGCTTAATTTTTGCATACCAATATGCGAGAGAGCTCTTACTGGCTTCCAGTTCCAGATTCCCTTCTTCTCTGCTGACGAAGTTGCTCTTTCGTCCAACCTCTTCCTCTCTGGCTGTCTATCCTTGTGCTCGTTTTCATCGTCAAGCTTTGGCCGGGAACGCCATGGAGACAAGGACATACGTCTTCGTGGTTTGTTGTTGGGTTTGATCTCCCCGATTACTTTAGGTGTGGGAATTATCTCATCAGCGGATGGGATAGAAGGAGCAGAGCTTCTAGGAAGAGCAAGGGAGGCAGGTCTTCGGTTGGTGGAAGTGTGGGATATGTAGAGTGATTGGCTGAGCGCCTCAAGTTCTTCCAAGAGCTGGGTATTGGAATTCTTCCTGCCTGAGTATTCATCTGCCATTGTTGAAGATCAAGGAAAGCAAACAAGAAGAGGATGATGCTATAGAACAATTAGATGGTGATGATGATATTGAAAGTACACATGGGGGAGAGAGTTGGTATGAAGGAGAAGATAAGGAGTTGAGAAGGTTGAAAGGTTTTGAGGTGGAGAAACTGCCATAAAATGATTATGAATGTGTCGATTGTTGGTTCTTTCTGAGCCAGGAAATTTTGATGCACCCAACTGTGTGAAGGATAAGAGGTGAACGTTGGTGGTGCCACTCTCTCACACTATTTGGGAAAGAGACAGGATTAAAATTTAGTACCAAACTAGTCCAAGAGAATTCAATGTTTGTTTCTGGCAGCGAAGCTTCATTTTTTTCCACTTGCGCAGTTGCGCCCATCCAAAGTTTGGACATATCTGATCGGTTTAAGTAATTTCCATTTTTGTCGCATATTAGTAACAATCATTACCTCATGGATAAAAATTATCCATTTGTACCCacgtataagattgacatgtatcATTTGatatgtgaaaaatacatgttgttttaatagcattaataaaaaaaaaaatgtatttctcacatgtttaaaaatAACACATGACACTCTTATACgtaaattataagaaattttctaaaaaattcgGCATGATTTGCTTAGGTGCCATAACAAACTActgcacatattttttttgtttttttttacaacatctaATCCAAATCCATTTAGGCCAAGTTGTCGAGTTGCAATTGACTGTTTTTTATATGGACTTGTGTGTCGACTGTCGAGTGCATGACACAgcatgattaaaaaaataagcaacaaaatttgatagGCAAGTTTAATTTTAGGAGAATAGTTATTTCTAATAATTGTAACGCaaccaataataaaataattaatgaaaaataataataataataatacgaaaataattattacaaaaaaaaaaaaaaaaaaaaaatcgactcTTCCGTCCAAATGTGCCCTTTAGATTATCTTCATCCTCCTAGATGTACTGACATTGAAAGCCCAGTTGAACTCGCCAGCCCGTAAATGTTGCGACAATCTTGGTCAACCAAGACTTTGTTAAGTTCCAAGCCCAAAATGCACGTTTTTAAATTCAAGCTAACCCATCACAAGTGGGCTTTCATATTTCTGGTGCGAACAAAAGCAAAAGGCGTAAGCAGTAAGCACCATTTGCTGCTGGTCGTCGAAGCCAATACCACCAAAGTCCCACAAGACAATCGAGATCGAATTCCGAAGAAGAAAGAGCGAGCGATGGCGTTGATGAGGGGAGAGCCACTGGTGAAGAAGCTGGCCCTGCTGGCAAAGTACGTGGTTCTTCCGGGAGCCATGGTCGCTGCTCTCGTCTACTCTCCTCCCGATTACgcctcttcttcctcctccagGTCCCAGAAGCCCTCCAAATAGATCCCCGTTCTATTCCACTTCTCGGTCCGTCTTTTCCTCTCTGCTTTTAATCTGATTTATCTATTTTTGTGcaaggattagggttagggttttgctcttattttatttgaggCTGTGATTATCTGGTAATGCATGTTCTGGTATAGCCGTATAGGGTTAGGCTTTGACTATGATATGCATGTATTTTAAGTGATTATAAACTGGATTAGAGAATGAGATTTTAGTTGCCGTGTATTTGATAGAATTTTGCGCGGTTGAAGTTGGCCCAAATGCTACACATTTTGCTGCAAAGATTGCGCTTTAGACTGTTTTGTTGCGACCTCATAAGGCTGCTTGCCCACCTAAGGGTTCAAAATGTACAAGCTTTCATgtaattttcaaatatattgaAGGTGATTTGTGATTTGTGATCCTGTTATCTATTTCAGCTTACGGTTTATGCTCATCATATGTCTGTTAAGCTGTTGAGGGAAATGTCCGCCTATTTTGTGTTACCTTGAAGGGGAGGATGGTTGGTGGGTTGGGTAGTAATCTATATTTTGATTAGGTAACCTCTTCCTGTGTGGTTTTACACTCTATATTATCTAAAGTGTTAGATTACCTTCTTCAGTTATTATATACAATTGGTCTAAGCCTTTGATGCATATAGCATATGTTTcccctctctctgtctctctcactctcactctgtGTCCGGTTGATTTGCACTCTCTTCAATATACGGTGATTGATTCATTTCCCGCTTCAGAATGTTTATCACTCTTCATACTTGCACAATGCAGACTAAAGCGTATGGTTTCTATAAAATGATTTGTTACTTTTTCGCATCTCAATAATGCTAAACATGCTGTTGTTTAGTCCTCTATAAACATCCAGGACTCTGGCAGTCTCCTCTGTGACCGAACATGGAGTTTTTAGATGACTATTCGGAGATTTGGATATTCCCATCCAAATAAGATAGACTCATCGGAGTCTTTGAAGTTATGTCTTGTGATCCAAATTTAGGGCTATTAGAAAACTTTCTTTCTATTTCAACGTgcaaaacatttttcatttgtcTTGAGCCTTACCTCGCCCGCATTGTGTAAATTTGTAAATGCAATTTGATTGTGACTAATTGTAAATTTTCTCTTCTTACAGGGGCATCTTGATCACTTAAACATGCTTGTCTGCAAACATGCACtctctttttgttaaaatttggTATGTAATAAGCATCATGATCGTGTAATTGTTGAATTTCAGTGAGTAGTTATTTGGAGAGAAGTAtgtgtgttgtttttgtttgtggaactTTCGGagcaattttcttctttctttggcTTTGCCCACAATTATATCTTATCCAATCAATACAAAGATTGCCCGGTCTTAATAATGTCAATAATACGACTACACGGTTTCAGCTCAGTTTTGATTGCTTATGTTAAATGTGTTGTTGTATCCTAATTTCAATGAAAAGGCTGTacgtgttttgggttttgaatcCGACATTGGCTTTTGAAGTGGTGTGATCTTGAGAGAATTTGTAACTGGTGAACATTGGAATAGCTGAAAGCTATTGGTAGGACACAAATTAAATGAGCCCACTTAATTTTCAAGAAATTGTGACTGAATTGTCTGAAATTATGCAAGGGATGGGGGCAATTTAATTATCTAGTTAGCGGGTCCTATATGACCTGTATATCTTTAATCTTGATGGGGTGCCATTTAAAACCAGTTGTTAAGCTTATTTGGGTATGAATTGGACTGTCACTACATTGTTGTAGAGTTACCAGTCAATGAAGCTTGTGAGGCGGGAAGCCAACCAATTGGCTCATTTTTTAGCAAAGCAAGAGCTTTGGAAGTACATTGTGAGATAGTCTGGAAGGAGGAGCGTCCATCCTCAATCCACGATCTTGTTCATGTTGAGCTTATGTAATTCTCAGTAATCTACTTATTGAAATCATGTCAATGTTGCCGTTGTTTCAGTTACATGGATCAGGGTTAGAATAATCGGGTGAGTTAACGTGTGCGAGCTTGGTGATTAACCAACTAATTAAACTTaggtttgttttgatgtaaattttttttttggaaaatgtgttCTTATTTACCTGTGTTTGGTATGCCTCAAAATTTTGGTCAAACCTATACAGTGATCCTTACCACTCCTAATCCTTAAGGCgtaaggaagaaaaagtggttgattctataaaaaaaaataagaggtgGGCTTTCCAACAATAGACTCAGAACAAATCAAAACAATgctaaaatatatacaaaaaaataggAAATGAGACAAATAAATGACTCGGTCTATTCAAGGGGCCACACAAGGCGGTTTTATAAACTAAAGAGGTACAGAATAAGACAAACCTATCTATACCCTCATTTGTGATCAACAACTACCACTCGAAGGAGGATAAAGTGGTAAAAACACTGTTAAAGTCTGAATttgaaactacaaaaaaaaaaaaagagtaccaacacaaattcaaatacaagagttttccctaaaaatagaCAATAacccaagtatatatatatatatatatatataagcaacaacaaaacccaaaacactgcAACAACAAGGATTGGCCGATGGAAGAGGTCCGGCACATGGGTGGCAGAAAAGGACATAGTCGGTGGCGTCGGGAAATTAGTTCGCCGGTGAGAGTGGAGGAGTGGTCCGTGTGATGCTAGGACCAATGGAGGATTGTAGATCTAgctttgaaaaaaatcaaatcaaaaagtTTCGGAATCGGACGCCAACGCGAGAGAGAATCCGGCAAACATGGAGGAGGAAGATATCGGCAAGGTGGAGAAGCCAAGATGGCGTGCTGTCGcaagcacccaaaaataaaaaccttacttctaaaatatatgtagtagtgcaagtaagggtcgatcccacggagaaTAATTAGCTGGATTTTTATGCTACatgaacaaggatggggggttttgagtatgaaaataattttaagaaaaataacaaagaaacaatttaaaatatcaatcaagtaagaaaacattggtctaagtcaacttccaccgtcggaattttacaactgatcatcgatgcaaatatatatcaattcatacttgaatattcaccgttggaactatttttctatctctccttagtcgtagttaattagaagacaagtgctctaattaaccctaactactaaacaacctaagacaagcgctataggtttaatctagtagcagccttaagaattagagagatcaaTGAAgcaaaacaacacaagcacaagcggttgcatttaatttcgtcggatgttcttcctaagatttaataatcactgagaagcagcaaatcattaaatcttagttgcttcacagattggagggatcaaacaattacggatttgatatccatcctagcaatagattgcaacgaataataaactagtagtactcctagcaattaaacgagacaatcatggaATTAGGCAAAGAAGAACatccgatactcaaagcataaatcgaacaataaaaacaaattagatctcacagttttattgattccgaggcttccgtttccttcgactaattatgaaagtttagccacgcagggccatgactcaaagaagttagagaagagggggaagatggaagatagaagatgtaaggtagaaggtgtgtgttgtgtgtaatggttccccccttttatacatgtttcatcCCATGTAttagaaacctaggaaatctcctaaagaaagatattgtaaatactatcctaaaataacaatacacaaatctactaattaaagaaaatattaaacataaaataaaggctaggataactaggaaggtgatgatttcaatggggacttttgttgccatatgctttatcgattctttccttatttaagtccccacaaatcagccaagtatggagagaaaatcaatttgccttgtcatggaaagagatgctcctttcatgttgtcttcttctgcgtggtccccacaaatctcttctttatttccttttgctttaactttttatttattgcttggcttggctgaaattgattggatgattatgaaaaggtttaaagtaaagaaattttcaTATTCGAAAACTTCATAAAATGAATCGCATCAAATCCACATcggaacgtcaacttcaagcccgattcctaccttgattcatccggtatctctcaaaacgcaaaacataaaagttgtagatctttttcttggcgtttcacaacatcttgaatcatctcaatcggagcttttatgagagagttatgcccagattacgaactgatattaaatctgtccaaaatcgtccaattagctttgttttgcatttaatgcctcaatttgcatcctaaatcaaaatattagaataatgagtacatttagatattaaataagtataagagattaaatattaagggaaaaaatacgacattttacattctcatcataAGACCTTGAGGTTTCTTAGCAAGGTGGAATAAGTCGTATGAGACAACAGATAAAACCGCACTAGAGGTGAAAAAGGCTAGAGAAACTTCCAGGCTAAAAGCAACAAAAAGGCccccacccccaaaaaaaaaaaaaaataataataataataataataaaattaattggaTAGGTTTCAAGAAAACCTCATTGAAGCTGAATAAAAtgtccattttattttttattttttaagcttcTCTTTCTCGATCCACAGAGCTATAGCGCTATAGTGCCATGATGAGCTCCAATACCTTTATCTGTTATCAATCATGACGCATGACAAGGCTTGATGACAGGTCAACGTTTGTCAATTCATGTATGCCTCTTATATGGTTGCTTATCAGTCTCTAAGGTTCTCTCATGTAATGGAGAGTGGAAATGTGTCTCCTAACAGCCAATTCTCCTGCGACAAAAGAATTCGGATTTCCTGTTATTACCTGCTCAAATAAGCCTCACGGGTGGGCCTCTTACTTGGACAAGGCTGTCTTGCTCGTGGAGAGCTCTTCTCCCATACCTCTGCCTTAAGAGAATGGGGGCAGAGGTAAGATGAAGGATCCCTTATTGTAAGGGATCCTTGTCCGACAAAAAGCAATGTAATGGACCAATTATTCTAGATAATATAGACATAGATCTTATACAATTGGGATTCCGCCTATTATCTCTGCCCTTTTCTCTTTGGGCAGAGTATGTGAGAGGGGACTTCCCTGCTTGGAATTTACCTACCAAGTGTCATAGTTGTCCAAGCAGATGGGTGCGCCCATTGAAGACCTTTCACAGCCACCAGCTCGATTACATAGGGCAGGGGGAATCATTATTGGGGATCCCCGTCCATGTATGTCATGCAATACTACAAAGCTGGCATCATTCGTGCACTTGTTGCGCAGAAGAAATATACATTAATATATGGGTTAATTAAGCATTTACAGCTTGAGACGCTTAACTCACTGTGGCAGGCATTGTAAACATCATGTCTCCCTAATTAAACAGAGCCTATTATGGTAGCGCAGAGGGCCTAGCAGCCAACCTATACCACTTCGCATGCTGATGGGATGATGGAAAGGGGACCCAATTCCATTGATCTACACTTAAGTAATAAAGGTGACGTCAAATAATATGAACACCTCCAATCTCATCCATGGCCTGGTGGCCATCACATCAAAGATAGAGATGATCCCAAAGAAAAGCGAGATATttgtacaataataataataataataaaaaaaaaacaactcccAAATCTTAAGCTGCAGAAAAGAGTCCAATAATACATAGATGCGTGCATGGATGGGCTATGGATCTACACTTATAGTAACAGTACGTACACATTAGATTCTATAGATATACGATATGtatatttaaaactaaaaatataaaaagttaaactaGGTGAATTCAACATCAGAAGGCCAAGATTCTCGAGAAATACTGCAGAGTATCTAACATCAGCTAAAAGCCGGCCCTGTTGAAAGCAATTGAAGTGGACATGTCATTGGCAGCAGCATCTGCAAGAGGAGCAGAAGCAAACGCTGAGAGCCCCAACAAGCCACAATCAATCTCAAAAAGCAAGGGGTTTTGATATTGAGTTGGGTTTGGGTGAATCCTATCCATCCATTGCAAGTTGGCATCGGCTGGTGCTTGGAAAAGGGAAAAGTTCGCCTCTGTCTTGCACTGTTTCTGAATAGTGAGCTGTTCCTTAGGAGTGCAATCTTGATGTGAGAGCAGGGACTTGAAGAGCATcgatggtgatggtgatggtgatggcgATGGCGATGGGTTGTtggtgtttgtgtttttgtttgtttcgatGGGGGTGCTTGTGATTGTCGTGGGAATGGGCGAAAAGGAGGGTTGCAGCCCATTTTTTGGGAATAGGTGGGATTGGGAGACAGCTGGGTTCAATAGGCTTTTGATGTCATTTTCCTGGTTACTCATCAGAAAAGGATTTTGGACACCCTGCATTGGGCTCTGAAATTGACATGATTCTAATAATGTTGTTTGGGTTTCTAGCAATGGAGGCAAGGAGACGCTGTTGGGCGATGAAGCAGCTTCCAGGCGCCCATAACTTTGTCTTTGGAGAAGCAGATGTTTCTTCTCCCCAGTTTTGTGAAAAATCCTGCAAATCACCCATTCCTCCTGCAAAACAATCAGTTCACAAAACTATAAGCAGCTTGCATAGAGAAGCAAAACACGGCCCTCCCTCATTTCACTTCCTGAGAATGCATGGCCgacttttttttctctaaaattgtCCCTATTTCTATAGAGGATTCACAGAAAATGCAGCAGTATTGAATAAAGGTGAAGCATGTTTAAGGTATAAATATATAGCATAAGATTTCGCTTTCTGtttacaaaaacataaaaaaagagCTTGTTAAATCAATCCAAGTCACATCAAAATCTACCCAAAGGGTTAATTTTTACTAGTGAAAATGGTGTAGTGGGCGCATATATGCACACCGGCAAGAGATTCAACACACAAAAGAAGTCAACCCAGAAAGTGACAAAAGAGAGAGTTGGAGTGGATGTCATGTAATTGCAGGGTAATATATAGCTTATTTGTCACGGCGCACGTGTGGGGAAAGTTTTTGGGTAGGGGTCCGGTTACCTTACACGCGTGGCGATTGGAGAAGTCACCGTCAAGGCGGTACTCGTGCATGACCCACTTGGTCTTCTCGCCACGTGGGGCTCTGCCCTTGTAGAAAACAAGGGTCTTCTTCATCCCAAGTAGGGCTCCGCTTGACGCACTGTAGACTTCCCTGTCTTTGCCAGTGGCTTTCCAGTACCCGGCTCCGGTTGCCCTGTTTGTTCTCAACCCGGTTGGGTATTTCCTGTCCCTCAAGCTGAAGAAGTACCACTCTCTCTCCCCCATCCTTGCCATATCTGAAATGGAACAACACAGACAAGTTTAATTTCCtctccccttttttctttctcaatgcACATTTATTAACCATTTCGATATGTCAGAAGGTGGACGGCTTTAGCAGGTGGTGATAGATTTTCTGACCAAAAATGTCTGGTGGGGTAAGGCTTAAAGGCGTATCAGTGATTCATACTCAATCTTGAAGAAATCGACAAGGacaattttaactaaaattgtaTATGTTCATGGGAACTAATGAACTGCTAACTACAGAGAGGATATTATTGTAGCTCGATCAGAAAAATATTTACGAACTGCTAACTACAGAGAGGATATTATTGTAGCTCgatcagaaaaaaaataaatgtatagaCATATTCTTGGAAGTGTTGTTTGATAGTTAAGAAACCCTTTTAGCACAACGCAGCTTTAAACCATAAGATCCTCTAGCTAAGCTATGAAGCTCTAGCAATATATTAGAAAGAAACATTTATTTCTATAATTTCCCAAACAGCAGAGGCTGCATATAGGTTTGACCGTAGAGCATGACACAGCTCAAGCTCATTTACTTCGTCTTGACTATTACATCTCACccagaaagagaagaaaaactcATTTCAATAACaaagaatagaaaatattttctctgATGGGTTATCCATAAGCACATCAAGCAACAAGTATACATGAGATGgatggacatatatatatatatatatatacctggaAGCTCCCAAGGCTCACATCTGTTAAGGTCAACCTCGGCAATCTCCACGCCACAAAAGCTCCCATTGAACACTTTGGAAGCGAGATAAAAGGTGATGAGTTCCTCGTCAGTTGGGTGGAAACGAAACCCGGGCGGCAAACCTTGCTCGTATATGTCTTGCCCAGCGAGCTCACGCAGAACCTCCTCCATTGTCAACATGTCTTCCCCAGAGAGTTGAGAAAAAGAGTGATTATGACTGAATGAGTAATCAAGCAGGGAGGAGATGCTCTAATACGTACTATAAAGAGGAGAAGCACTGAAACCGTAAGAGAAGGAGGAGCTCTAATAACGGAGGGAGATTTTTGGGTTCACAAAAGGCTATATGGTGGGGAGCCTAGAGAGGCGCACCTGAAAGCGTCTACGGCTCTACCCAAACGgggaaattttttgtttttttgagaaGAAGCAAGGAAAATAATGTTATAAAAATGAGAGGATGTTGGTTTGTGTACATGTGTGTGGGTGTAGTAAATGCAAAGCTGGTTGCAGAGATTTATGCGTGCGTATGTTAGCATATATATGTTTAGAGAGATACAGGGTCAGGCATCCTCAGGCTTTCTTTCACAGAGATAACACGAGGGTCGCCCTCTGCACAGTGAGATCATCACCACCTAATCCTTTTCTCTTCTAAAATCTGTTAATg
Coding sequences within:
- the LOC133871789 gene encoding protein PLASTID MOVEMENT IMPAIRED 1; this translates as MADEYSGRKNSNTQLLEELEALSQSLYISHTSTNRRPASLALPRSSAPSIPSADEIIPTPKVIGEIKPNNKPRRRMSLSPWRSRPKLDDENEHKDRQPERKRLDERATSSAEKKGIWNWKPVRALSHIGMQKLSCLFSVEVVAVQGLPASMNGLRLSVSVRKKETKDGAVHTMPSRVSQGAADFEETLFIRCHVYCSSGNGAKHLKFEPRLFSIYVFAVDAQELDFGRSSVDLSQLIQESVEKSYEGTRVRQWDTSFNLSGKAKGGELVLKLGFQIMEKDGGIEIYRQAEESRSDKSTKFSSSFGRKQSKTSFSVPSPRMSSRNEAWSPSQKGANTADLHGMDDLNLDEPETEPEPAAAKLKEPEIKMEDLDLPDFEVVDKGIEVQEKEEDPEKSVEERSVSSEVVKEVLHDQVHLIRLTELDSIAQQIKALESMMGEEKIVKTEEDSASQRLDADEENVTREFLQLLEEEETSKYKFNQPDEISPLQIEGAEDSTESESKVYLPDLGKGLGCVVQTRDGGYLAAMNPLDTEVERKDTPKLAMQISKPFVLQSHQSTSGVELFQKMAAMGLDELSSIILSLMPMDELMGKTAEQIAFEGIASAIIQGRNKEGASSSAARTIAAVKLMATAMSTGRKERISTGIWNVTEEPLTAEEVLAFSMQKIEAMAVEALKIQAEIAEEEAPFEVSPLNIKIVGGGGNDQNHPLASAVPLEDWIKNHSFKAGDPADITIAVVVQLRDPIRRFEAVGGPVIGLVQATAADIEVDKYDEEKRFKVRSSYVGGLKVRTSGERNAWDSEKQKLTAIQWLVAYGLGKAGKKGKIAVAKGQDLLWSISSRVMADMWLKPMRNPDVKFGK
- the LOC133871809 gene encoding protein CUP-SHAPED COTYLEDON 3; this translates as MLTMEEVLRELAGQDIYEQGLPPGFRFHPTDEELITFYLASKVFNGSFCGVEIAEVDLNRCEPWELPDMARMGEREWYFFSLRDRKYPTGLRTNRATGAGYWKATGKDREVYSASSGALLGMKKTLVFYKGRAPRGEKTKWVMHEYRLDGDFSNRHACKEEWVICRIFHKTGEKKHLLLQRQSYGRLEAASSPNSVSLPPLLETQTTLLESCQFQSPMQGVQNPFLMSNQENDIKSLLNPAVSQSHLFPKNGLQPSFSPIPTTITSTPIETNKNTNTNNPSPSPSPSPSPSMLFKSLLSHQDCTPKEQLTIQKQCKTEANFSLFQAPADANLQWMDRIHPNPTQYQNPLLFEIDCGLLGLSAFASAPLADAAANDMSTSIAFNRAGF